From a single Miscanthus floridulus cultivar M001 chromosome 8, ASM1932011v1, whole genome shotgun sequence genomic region:
- the LOC136471008 gene encoding uncharacterized protein, producing the protein MHKQHQCNGGDATARCDPDTEGRHVTFTVSVSNLPGAFDYTSLKTLFTEVGPVLDCFMVNGEGSDMTGRGFVQFTTTQDAEKAIEQKNGFPLSGKNIVVELANVQAVIFGGLQNSDVAREVIRQARKIGSVLSVYYPLSEDKMELYGLTQDGCKSYAASVLFADVKSAKSAVSGLHHKEVEGVTIWARPLGAEEIVKGYGDPFRSTKSKQKLESDKGEQLAIETKEKVGLIDKRVKMLLSTSTEESDPFYGGPQIFNTVTWSLDGPSRKVKSGHLYATGHQRLWYFIRGQLLDVSSVLGPDMVIFTTAMFGTFYLTITFEDHSVTLPIDGREGWNYGVENEHGCFEYYHQAHDCPYLANGRNWSMLRGCLSDYSEEGLCPTGNHEDVEMGIPAARRACKTLSTYKGELPVPPEVRKACATLITYGIEAVKSNEVLDWTCGTLEDEEEELTLNMLHPYASPRIKRWKLLGMSKLHYLVRRLNREEDIFPIIPAVTGIQTTEGVLDSVCVLPYNLLFDRRTSKARDWSSFPPDENADMAGGRPHFLSASFARPWPTYPKLAVLRSPDTMINVPSILPFAKVKKQNFGSGELPKARTLSPGAGGALRIQKRNLCSVDIPNARTFSSGACAALRILKSFVK; encoded by the exons ATGCATAAGCAACATCAGTGCAACGGTGGAGATGCCACCGCACGATGTGATCCAGACACCGAAGGCAGACACGTCACTTTTACCGTGTCAGTCTCAAACCTGCCTGGTGCCTTCGACTATACCAGT CTGAAGACATTGTTTACGGAGGTCGGTCCGGTGCTAGACTGCTTTATGGTCAATGGTGAAG GGTCTGATATGACAGGCAGAGGGTTCGTGCAATT TACAACGACCCAAGATGCTGAGAAGGCAATAGAACAGAAGAATGGATTTCCTCTTTCAGGCAAGAACATTGTGGTTGAACTAGCAAATGTTCAGGCAGTCATATTTGGTGGGCTTCAGAACAGTGATGTAGCCAGGGAGGTTATCCGACAGGCCAGAAAGATTGGCTCTGTTCTATCTGTGTACTATCCACTGTCCGAAGACAAAATGGAACTATATG GTCTTACACAAGATGGTTGCAAATCGTATGCAGCATCTGTTCTCTTTGCAGATGTCAAATCAGCTAAGAGTGCTGTTTCCGGCTTACACCATAAGGAGGTCGAGGGAGTCACTATCTGGGCTCGTCCCCTTGGTGCAGAG GAAATTGTGAAAG GCTATGGTGATCCTTTTAGATCCACTAAAAGCAAGCAGAAGCTCGAATCTGATAAAGGCGAACAGCTG GCCATTGAAACAAAGGAAAAGGTTGGGCTCATTGACAAGCGAGTGAAGATGTTACTGTCTACATCTACTGAAGAGTCTGATCCATTCTATGGCGGGCCTCAAATATTT AACACTGTAACATGGTCTCTTGATGGTCCTTCTCGGAAAGTGAAGAGTGGACACCTTTATGCAACTGGCCACCAAAGGCTATGGTACTTCATCAGGGGGCAGCTCCTAGACGTAAGCTCTGTATTGGGTCCAGACATGGTGATCTTTACTACTGCCATGTTCGGAACCTTCTACTTGACCATTACCTTTGAAGATCATTCTGTAACTTTGCCAATTGATGGAAGGGAAGGGTGGAACTATGGGGTTGAGAACGAGCATGGATGTTTTGAGTATTATCATCAAGCCCATGATTGTCCATACTTAGCAAATGGAAGAAACTGGTCCATGCTTAGAGGCTGCCTCTCAGACTACAGTGAAGAAGGGTTGTGTCCCACTGGTAACCATGAAGATGTCGAGATGGGAATCCCTGCAGCCAGAAGAGCATGCAAAACTCTCTCAACCTACAAGGGCGAGCTGCCTGTTCCACCTGAAGTCCGGAAGGCTTGTGCCACTCTCATCACCTATGGCATTGAAGCCGTGAAATCTAATGAAGTCCTTGATTGGACCTGTGGTACTTtagaagacgaagaagaagagtTGACTTTGAATATGCTGCATCCTTACGCATCTCCCAGAATTAAGAGGTGGAAATTATTGGGGATGTCCAAACTTCACTACCTCGTGAGAAGGCTTAACCGTGAAGAAGATATCTTCCCAATAATTCCAGCAGTAACAGGAATCCAAACAACCGAAGGTGTTTTGGATTCAGTCTGCGTACTCCCATATAACCTATTGTTTGATCGAAGGACATCTAAGGCTAGAGACTGGTCGTCATTCCCACCTGATgaaaacgctgacatggcagggGGAAGACCACACTTTCTCAGTGCATCGTTCGCGCGCCCATGGCCAACGTATCCTAAG CTTGCAGTCCTTAGGTCTCCTGATACAATGATTAATGTTCCATCCATTCTTCCATTCGCCAAGGTCAAGAAGCAGAACTTTGGTTCAGGGGAACTTCCAAAAGCAAGGACCCTCTCTCCAGGTGCCGGTGGAGCGTTGAGGATACAGAAGCGGAATCTTTGTTCAGTGGATATTCCAAATGCAAGGACCTTCTCTTCAGGTGCTTGCGCAGCGTTGAGGATACTGAAGTCCTTTGTGAAGTGA
- the LOC136471009 gene encoding transcription factor HBP-1a-like isoform X2: MGSNDPSTPSKASKASEQDQPPATTSSGTASVYPEWPSFQAYSAIPPHGFFPPTVAANPQAHPYMWGAQPMVPPYGTPPPPYVMYPPGTVYAHPSTPPTMHPFSHYPMPTNGHAETSGAAPSAPEMNGKSEPGRTSAPSANGITSHSESESEGSDANSQNDSHSKDNDGKEDGNSQNGISYSASQGMLNQTMAMLPVQPGAMVGGVPSSTANLNIGMDYWAAPDSAAVPATHGKAPAGSARGDQWDERELKKQKRKQSNRESARRSRLRKQAECEELGQRAEALRSENSSLRAELERIRKEYEQLLSQNASLKEKLGATSDSIPDMNEKNDGDGSYKKQPDSDAQS, encoded by the exons ATGGGAAGCAATGACCCTAGCACACCCTCCAAGGCTTCTAAGGCATCGGAACAA GATCAACCTCCAGCTACCACATCCAGTGGAACAGCTTCAGTTTACCCTGAATGGCCCAGCTTTCAG GCCTACTCAGCAATTCCACCACATGGGTTCTTCCCCCCTACCGTTGCTGCAAATCCACAGGCCCATCCGTACATGTGGGGAGCTCAG CCCATGGTGCCACCTTACGGGACGCCACCACCACCTTATGTGATGTATCCACCTGGAACAGTATATGCCCATCCCTCTACACCTCCT ACTATGCATCCATTTAGTCATTATCCTATGCCAACAAATGGACATGCTGAAACTTCT GGAGCTGCGCCAAGTGCTCCAGAAATGAATG GGAAAAGTGAGCCTGGCAGAACATCTGCTCCATCAGCCAATGGGATTACTTCCCACAG tgagagtgagagtgaaggAAGTGATGCCAATTCTCAAAAT GATTCACACTCAAAGGACAACGATGGAAAGGAAGATG GCAACTCTCAGAATGGCATATCTTATTCAGCATCACAAGGAATGTTAAACCAAACCATGGCGATGCTTCCAGTACAACCGGGTGCAATGGTTGGAGGAGTTCCTAGCTCCACAGCTAACTTGAATATTGGAATGGACTACTGGGCAGCTCCAGATTCTGCAGCTGTCCCTGCAACACATGGCAAAGCACCAGCTGGTTCAGCACGAGGAGACCAATGG GATGAAAGGGAACtcaagaagcaaaagcgaaagcAGTCTAATAGAGAATCAGCACGCAGATCCCGGCTGCGCAAGCAG GCTGAGTGCGAGGAGCTTGGGCAACGTGCTGAAGCTTTGAGGTCGGAGAACTCCTCTCTCAGGGCCGAGCTTGAGCGGATCAGAAAGGAGTATGAACAGCTACTTTCACAGAATGCTTCCCTCAAG GAAAAGCTGGGGGCCACCAGTGATTCGATTCCAGATATGAATGAAAAGAACGACGGCGACGGCAGCTACAAGAAGCAACCTGATTCCGATGCCCAGTCTTGA
- the LOC136471009 gene encoding transcription factor HBP-1a-like isoform X1, with protein sequence MGSNDPSTPSKASKASEQDQPPATTSSGTASVYPEWPSFQAYSAIPPHGFFPPTVAANPQAHPYMWGAQPMVPPYGTPPPPYVMYPPGTVYAHPSTPPTMHPFSHYPMPTNGHAETSGAAPSAPEMNGKSEPGRTSAPSANGITSHSESGSESESEGSDANSQNDSHSKDNDGKEDGNSQNGISYSASQGMLNQTMAMLPVQPGAMVGGVPSSTANLNIGMDYWAAPDSAAVPATHGKAPAGSARGDQWDERELKKQKRKQSNRESARRSRLRKQAECEELGQRAEALRSENSSLRAELERIRKEYEQLLSQNASLKEKLGATSDSIPDMNEKNDGDGSYKKQPDSDAQS encoded by the exons ATGGGAAGCAATGACCCTAGCACACCCTCCAAGGCTTCTAAGGCATCGGAACAA GATCAACCTCCAGCTACCACATCCAGTGGAACAGCTTCAGTTTACCCTGAATGGCCCAGCTTTCAG GCCTACTCAGCAATTCCACCACATGGGTTCTTCCCCCCTACCGTTGCTGCAAATCCACAGGCCCATCCGTACATGTGGGGAGCTCAG CCCATGGTGCCACCTTACGGGACGCCACCACCACCTTATGTGATGTATCCACCTGGAACAGTATATGCCCATCCCTCTACACCTCCT ACTATGCATCCATTTAGTCATTATCCTATGCCAACAAATGGACATGCTGAAACTTCT GGAGCTGCGCCAAGTGCTCCAGAAATGAATG GGAAAAGTGAGCCTGGCAGAACATCTGCTCCATCAGCCAATGGGATTACTTCCCACAG TGAGAGTggaagtgagagtgagagtgaaggAAGTGATGCCAATTCTCAAAAT GATTCACACTCAAAGGACAACGATGGAAAGGAAGATG GCAACTCTCAGAATGGCATATCTTATTCAGCATCACAAGGAATGTTAAACCAAACCATGGCGATGCTTCCAGTACAACCGGGTGCAATGGTTGGAGGAGTTCCTAGCTCCACAGCTAACTTGAATATTGGAATGGACTACTGGGCAGCTCCAGATTCTGCAGCTGTCCCTGCAACACATGGCAAAGCACCAGCTGGTTCAGCACGAGGAGACCAATGG GATGAAAGGGAACtcaagaagcaaaagcgaaagcAGTCTAATAGAGAATCAGCACGCAGATCCCGGCTGCGCAAGCAG GCTGAGTGCGAGGAGCTTGGGCAACGTGCTGAAGCTTTGAGGTCGGAGAACTCCTCTCTCAGGGCCGAGCTTGAGCGGATCAGAAAGGAGTATGAACAGCTACTTTCACAGAATGCTTCCCTCAAG GAAAAGCTGGGGGCCACCAGTGATTCGATTCCAGATATGAATGAAAAGAACGACGGCGACGGCAGCTACAAGAAGCAACCTGATTCCGATGCCCAGTCTTGA
- the LOC136471010 gene encoding ruvB-like protein 1, producing the protein MRIEEVQSTSKKQRIATHTHIKGLGLDANGMAIALAAGFVGQAAAREAAGLSVDMIRQKKMAGRALLLAGPPATGKTALALGIAQELGSKVPFCPMVGSEVYSTEVKKTEVLMENFRRAIGLRMKENKEVYEGEVTELSPEEVESTTGGYAKSISHVIIGLKTVKGTKQLKLDPSIYDALIKEKVAVGDVIYIEANSGAVKRVGRCDSFATEYDLEAEEYVPIPKGEVHKKKEIVQDVTLHDLDAANAQPQGGQDILSLMGQMMKPRKTEITEKLRQEINKVVNRYIDEGIAELVPGVLFIDEVHMLDIECFSYLNRALESPLSPIVILATNRGICNVRGTDMTSPHGMPVDLLDRLVIIRTETYGPTEMIQILAIRAQVEEIDIDEESLAYLGEIGQQTSLRHAIQLLSPASVVAKTNGREKICKADLEEVSGLYLDAKSSARLLQEQQERYIT; encoded by the exons ATGAGGATTGAGGAAGTGCAGTCGACTTCGAAGAAGCAGCGCATCGCCACCCACACCCACATCaagggcctcggcctcgac GCCAATGGGATGGCGATTGCGTTGGCTGCGGGGTTCGTGGGCCAGGCGGCGGCGCGCGAGGCGGCCGGGCTGTCGGTCGACATGATTCGCCAGAAGAAGATGGCCGGCCGCGCGCTGCTCCTTGCGGGCCCGCCCGCCACTGGCAAGACGGCGCTAGCGCTTGGCATAGCGCAGGAGCTCGGCAGCAAG GTCCCTTTCTGTCCTATGGTAGGATCAGAAGTGTACTCCACAGAGGTCAAGAAAACTGAGGTGCTGATGGAAAATTTCCGTAGAGCTATAGGTTTGCGTATGAAGGAAAACAAAGAGGTTTACGAAGGAGAG GTTACTGAACTTTCCCCAGAAGAGGTCGAGAGTACAACCGGTGGATATGCAAAAAGCATTAGCCATGTAATCATTGGCCTAAAGACTGTTAAAGGGACTAAGCAACTGAAGTTAGATCCTTCAATTTATGATGCTTTGATCAAGGAAAAG GTGGCAGTAGGTGATGTTATATACATCGAAGCAAATAGTGGAGCAGTGAAAAGAGTTGGTAGATGTGATTCTTTTGCTACAGAATACGATCTTGAAGCTGAAGAGTATGTTCCTATCCCCAAAGGTGAAGTCCATAAGAAAAAGGAAATAGTGCAG GATGTCACACTTCATGACCTTGATGCAGCAAATGCTCAGCCACAAGGCGGCCAAGATATTTTGTCCCTTATGGGCCAGATGATGAAGCCACGAAAGACTGAAATCACCGAAAAGCTACGCCAAGAGATTAATAAG GTGGTAAACAGATATATTGACGAAGGAATTGCAGAGCTTGTACCTGGTGTTTTGTTCATTGATGAG GTCCACATGTTGGATATTGAATGCTTTTCTTATCTTAACCGTGCACTGGAGAGCCCATTATCACCAATTGTGATACTTGCTACGAATAGGGGAATATGTAATGTAAG AGGAACTGATATGACAAGTCCACATGGTATGCCAGTGGATCTTCTAGATAGGTTGGTGATTATTCGGACAGAAACATATGGTCCTACTGAGATGATACAG ATATTGGCTATCCGAGCACAAGTGGAAGAGATTGATAtcgatgaagaaagtcttgcttaTTTAGGCGAGATTGGACAGCAGACATCGTTGAG ACATGCTATTCAGTTGCTATCACCTGCCAGTGTGGTCGCAAAGACTAATGGAAGAGAAAAGATCTGCAAG GCTGATCTCGAGGAAGTTAGTGGGCTCTATTTGGATGCCAAATCCTCGGCTCGCCTGCTCCAGGAGCAACAAGAAAGATACATCACCTAG
- the LOC136471011 gene encoding protein SENSITIVE TO UV 2-like isoform X1: MDGGLDDEWEDATFIAELFRTADEAVASRNPNPTPTPTPAPAPIPTYGPFAATPVSYLPASSASYLPAASHPSSPLRFSPPPELSQRPPLPPPTAAVRDFSPPRELSQRQAPEEGSLAIVAASGSAGDHRFVGTGVGAKRDREARELERLKRELNRVSKQMNELKNECTELRKDRTKKDLQIKAKEAEIQNLEKANVSSSKDVCSAGMDIDQSFHAPANGALHAGGSCRTSTRRTDKMNGRDKDVHSLRDDLYLKQGQQTDLAEALELRCRTMIDNGISTSGVVSLEENTHFEPRSITCKEIKAIGVQTDKTSDNEHLECNKVLVERISSNLRAMWGMSPNSLSRRNLISKIIVSCSEEILSLLQCTRLSDNCEPSSEASSSMNEAISQVYDMFIKMNSGKISIQTFLEALLNLCAFDTAAIVGRTLRVLRRVLQHLLHHGAMSSGRNNVSVEPYVNIHMENNHKDCSTLLSPLDTEDSLRQHNMFLPFTLWSSLFTAMLQIGVKYSEETIRTDALSIMILIVRSTDPKEERHKFGFTSVMTRLHLLLQKENGLLVKKHSVRLLFLLLNCPVMLKLLCSGGKDGSEQMESEACENNRSQEVISSVLADLSDCLTSEATCSLGIELCRLVIILLAYIASSGKLGYDVLLGPVSTRGASFLEMIMEVLASQMQYETQELLKERCLVMREALILLNRLASHTSYSKPTLEVLTRSKICATLTIDVANRLPQTRMANDLAELAQKFRSRVYAFLEEKPLTVEGSNLSASNKS; the protein is encoded by the exons ATGGACGGCGGCCTGGACGACGAGTGGGAGGACGCAACCTTCATCGCCGAGCTGTTCCGCACGGCGGACGAGGCCGTCGCCTCCCGCAACCCGAACCCCACTCCCACCCCCACACCCGCGCCCGCTCCCATCCCCACGTATGGCCCCTTCGCCGCCACTCCCGTCTCCTACCTCCCCGCCTCTTCGGCCTCCTACCTCCCCGCCGCTTCGCACCCTTCCTCCCCGCTCCGCTTCTCCCCTCCGCCGGAGCTCTCCCAGCGGCCGCCGCTCCCGCCGCCGACCGCCGCCGTCCGCGACTTCTCCCCCCCGCGCGAGCTCTCCCAGCGCCAGGCGCCCGAGGAGGGCAGCCTCGCGATCGTCGCGGCGTCGGGCTCCGCTGGCGACCACCGCTTCGTGGGCACCGGCGTGGGCGCGAAGAGGGACAGGGAAGCGAGGGAGCTCGAGAGGCTCAAg AGGGAGCTGAACCGTGTCTCGAAGCAAATGAATGAATTG AAAAATGAATGCACCGAGCTGAGAAAGGACAGAACAAAGAAAGATCTTCAAATCAAAGCTAAAGAAGCGGAGATTCAAAATCTGGAAAAAGCTAATGT CAGCTCCAGCAAAGATGTATGCAGTGCAGGGATGGATATTGATCAGTCCTTTCACGCCCCTGCAAATGGGGCTTTGCATGCTGGGGGTTCTTGTAGGACATCCACTAGGCGAACAGACAAGATGAATGGCAGAGATAAGGATGTCCATTCCTTGCGAGATGATTTGTATCTAAAGCAAGGGCAACAAACTGATTTGGCTGAGGCCTTGGAACTGAGGTGTCGCACCATGATTGATAATG GAATAAGTACATCCGGAGTAGTGTCTCTGGAG GAGAATACCCATTTTGAACCAAGGAGTATTACATGCAAGGAAATTAAGGCGATAGGAGTACAGACAGATAAAACATCTGACAATGAACATCTTGAGTGCAATAAAGTATTGGTTGAGCGTATCTCTAGTAACCTACGTGCAATGTGGGGCATGTCACCTAACAGTTTATCAAGAAGGAATTTGATATCAAAGATTATTGTTTCTTGTTCAGAAGAAATTTTGTCACTTCTCCAATGTACTAGATTGTCAGACAACTGTGAACCCTCTTCTGAAGCAAGCTCCTCCATGAATGAAGCTATTTCCCAAGTGTATGACATGTTCATTAAG ATGAATAGTGGGAAGATATCAATACAAACTTTCCTTGAAGCATTGCTAAATCTCTGTGCTTTTGATACT GCTGCTATAGTTGGTAGAACTTTGAGGGTATTGCGCAGAGTTTTGCAGCACTTACTGCATCATGGAGCGATGTCTAGTGGAAG GAACAACGTTTCTGTTGAACCATATGTTAACATACACATGGAGAACAACCACAAAGACTGTTCCACGTTGCTGAGTCCACTGGATACAGAAGATTCATTGAGACAGCATAATATGTTTCTTCCTTTTACTTTATGGAGTTCACTTTTCACTGCAATGCTTCAAATTGGGGTCAAGTACTCAGAAGAGACAATTCGTACTGATGCATTATCCATAATGATTCTCATTGTAAGGTCGACAGATCCCAAAGAGGAACGTCATAA ATTCGGATTTACTTCTGTAATGACGAGATTGCATCTGCTATTGCAGAAAGAAAACGGATTGCTTGTTAAGAAGCATTCTGTGCGTCTACTTTTCTTGCTTCTGAATT GCCCAGTGATGTTGAAGTTGCTGTGTAGTGGAGGCAAAGATGGCTCCGAACAGATGGAATCGGAAGCTTGTGAAAACAATAGATCACAAGAAGTCATAAGCTCAGTTCTTGCGGATTTATCTGATTGTTTGACTTCTGAGGCAACTTGTTCTCTG GGGATTGAGCTTTGCCGGCTTGTTATCATTCTTCTAGCCTATATAGCTTCTAGTGGCAAATTGGGATATGATGTGCTTTTAGGCCCAGTGAGTACCCGTGGTGCCAGTTTTTTGGAGATGATAATGGAAGTCCTTGCATCACAGATGCAATATGAAACACAAGAGTTACTAAAAGAAAG GTGTTTGGTGATGAGGGAAGCTCTTATCCTCCTAAACCGGTTGGCATCACACACTAGCTATTCAAAACCAACTTTGGAAGTGCTGACGAGAAGCAAGATATGCGCAACCTTGACGATCGACGTTGCAAACCGGTTGCCCCAGACCCGGATGGCAAATGATCTCGCTGAACTAGCACAGAAATTCAGATCGCGAGTGTATGCTTTCCTGGAGGAGAAACCCTTGACAGTTGAGGGTTCCAATCTGAGTGCTTCTAACAAGAGCTGA
- the LOC136471011 gene encoding protein SENSITIVE TO UV 2-like isoform X2 produces the protein MDGGLDDEWEDATFIAELFRTADEAVASRNPNPTPTPTPAPAPIPTYGPFAATPVSYLPASSASYLPAASHPSSPLRFSPPPELSQRPPLPPPTAAVRDFSPPRELSQRQAPEEGSLAIVAASGSAGDHRFVGTGVGAKRDREARELERLKRELNRVSKQMNELKNECTELRKDRTKKDLQIKAKEAEIQNLEKANVSSKDVCSAGMDIDQSFHAPANGALHAGGSCRTSTRRTDKMNGRDKDVHSLRDDLYLKQGQQTDLAEALELRCRTMIDNGISTSGVVSLEENTHFEPRSITCKEIKAIGVQTDKTSDNEHLECNKVLVERISSNLRAMWGMSPNSLSRRNLISKIIVSCSEEILSLLQCTRLSDNCEPSSEASSSMNEAISQVYDMFIKMNSGKISIQTFLEALLNLCAFDTAAIVGRTLRVLRRVLQHLLHHGAMSSGRNNVSVEPYVNIHMENNHKDCSTLLSPLDTEDSLRQHNMFLPFTLWSSLFTAMLQIGVKYSEETIRTDALSIMILIVRSTDPKEERHKFGFTSVMTRLHLLLQKENGLLVKKHSVRLLFLLLNCPVMLKLLCSGGKDGSEQMESEACENNRSQEVISSVLADLSDCLTSEATCSLGIELCRLVIILLAYIASSGKLGYDVLLGPVSTRGASFLEMIMEVLASQMQYETQELLKERCLVMREALILLNRLASHTSYSKPTLEVLTRSKICATLTIDVANRLPQTRMANDLAELAQKFRSRVYAFLEEKPLTVEGSNLSASNKS, from the exons ATGGACGGCGGCCTGGACGACGAGTGGGAGGACGCAACCTTCATCGCCGAGCTGTTCCGCACGGCGGACGAGGCCGTCGCCTCCCGCAACCCGAACCCCACTCCCACCCCCACACCCGCGCCCGCTCCCATCCCCACGTATGGCCCCTTCGCCGCCACTCCCGTCTCCTACCTCCCCGCCTCTTCGGCCTCCTACCTCCCCGCCGCTTCGCACCCTTCCTCCCCGCTCCGCTTCTCCCCTCCGCCGGAGCTCTCCCAGCGGCCGCCGCTCCCGCCGCCGACCGCCGCCGTCCGCGACTTCTCCCCCCCGCGCGAGCTCTCCCAGCGCCAGGCGCCCGAGGAGGGCAGCCTCGCGATCGTCGCGGCGTCGGGCTCCGCTGGCGACCACCGCTTCGTGGGCACCGGCGTGGGCGCGAAGAGGGACAGGGAAGCGAGGGAGCTCGAGAGGCTCAAg AGGGAGCTGAACCGTGTCTCGAAGCAAATGAATGAATTG AAAAATGAATGCACCGAGCTGAGAAAGGACAGAACAAAGAAAGATCTTCAAATCAAAGCTAAAGAAGCGGAGATTCAAAATCTGGAAAAAGCTAATGT CTCCAGCAAAGATGTATGCAGTGCAGGGATGGATATTGATCAGTCCTTTCACGCCCCTGCAAATGGGGCTTTGCATGCTGGGGGTTCTTGTAGGACATCCACTAGGCGAACAGACAAGATGAATGGCAGAGATAAGGATGTCCATTCCTTGCGAGATGATTTGTATCTAAAGCAAGGGCAACAAACTGATTTGGCTGAGGCCTTGGAACTGAGGTGTCGCACCATGATTGATAATG GAATAAGTACATCCGGAGTAGTGTCTCTGGAG GAGAATACCCATTTTGAACCAAGGAGTATTACATGCAAGGAAATTAAGGCGATAGGAGTACAGACAGATAAAACATCTGACAATGAACATCTTGAGTGCAATAAAGTATTGGTTGAGCGTATCTCTAGTAACCTACGTGCAATGTGGGGCATGTCACCTAACAGTTTATCAAGAAGGAATTTGATATCAAAGATTATTGTTTCTTGTTCAGAAGAAATTTTGTCACTTCTCCAATGTACTAGATTGTCAGACAACTGTGAACCCTCTTCTGAAGCAAGCTCCTCCATGAATGAAGCTATTTCCCAAGTGTATGACATGTTCATTAAG ATGAATAGTGGGAAGATATCAATACAAACTTTCCTTGAAGCATTGCTAAATCTCTGTGCTTTTGATACT GCTGCTATAGTTGGTAGAACTTTGAGGGTATTGCGCAGAGTTTTGCAGCACTTACTGCATCATGGAGCGATGTCTAGTGGAAG GAACAACGTTTCTGTTGAACCATATGTTAACATACACATGGAGAACAACCACAAAGACTGTTCCACGTTGCTGAGTCCACTGGATACAGAAGATTCATTGAGACAGCATAATATGTTTCTTCCTTTTACTTTATGGAGTTCACTTTTCACTGCAATGCTTCAAATTGGGGTCAAGTACTCAGAAGAGACAATTCGTACTGATGCATTATCCATAATGATTCTCATTGTAAGGTCGACAGATCCCAAAGAGGAACGTCATAA ATTCGGATTTACTTCTGTAATGACGAGATTGCATCTGCTATTGCAGAAAGAAAACGGATTGCTTGTTAAGAAGCATTCTGTGCGTCTACTTTTCTTGCTTCTGAATT GCCCAGTGATGTTGAAGTTGCTGTGTAGTGGAGGCAAAGATGGCTCCGAACAGATGGAATCGGAAGCTTGTGAAAACAATAGATCACAAGAAGTCATAAGCTCAGTTCTTGCGGATTTATCTGATTGTTTGACTTCTGAGGCAACTTGTTCTCTG GGGATTGAGCTTTGCCGGCTTGTTATCATTCTTCTAGCCTATATAGCTTCTAGTGGCAAATTGGGATATGATGTGCTTTTAGGCCCAGTGAGTACCCGTGGTGCCAGTTTTTTGGAGATGATAATGGAAGTCCTTGCATCACAGATGCAATATGAAACACAAGAGTTACTAAAAGAAAG GTGTTTGGTGATGAGGGAAGCTCTTATCCTCCTAAACCGGTTGGCATCACACACTAGCTATTCAAAACCAACTTTGGAAGTGCTGACGAGAAGCAAGATATGCGCAACCTTGACGATCGACGTTGCAAACCGGTTGCCCCAGACCCGGATGGCAAATGATCTCGCTGAACTAGCACAGAAATTCAGATCGCGAGTGTATGCTTTCCTGGAGGAGAAACCCTTGACAGTTGAGGGTTCCAATCTGAGTGCTTCTAACAAGAGCTGA